The Arachis hypogaea cultivar Tifrunner chromosome 14, arahy.Tifrunner.gnm2.J5K5, whole genome shotgun sequence genome has a segment encoding these proteins:
- the LOC112743704 gene encoding ferritin, chloroplastic, which translates to MALTSPKFSPFSVFSSLLEPTHSSSSLTFDFSCLKWGSRDVRVMASSKALTGVIFQPFEEVKKKSVAVPTASQVSLARQKYAHQCESVINEQINVEYVASYVYHSMFAYFDRDNVSLKGLAKYFRESSEEEREHAEKLMKYQNVRGGRVVLHTIKDVPSEFDDEEKGDALHAMELALSLEKLVNEKLLNVYSVADRNNDPEMANFIQNEFLSEQVEDIKKKAEYVSQLRRVGKGHGVWHFDQRLLHD; encoded by the exons ATGGCTCTTACCTCTCCAAAATTTTCACCATTTTCAGTGTTTTCTTCTCTCTTAGAACCgactcattcttcttcttccttgacGTTTGATTTCTCTTGTTTGAAATGGGGAAGCAGAGATGTGAGGGTGATGGCGTCAAGTAAGGCTCTGACTGGAGTGATATTCCAACCGTTTGAGGAAGTGAAGAAGAAATCAGTTGCTGTTCCAACAGCATCTCAAGTTTCACTTGCTCGTCAGAAATATGCTCATCAGTGTGAATCTGTTATTAATGAGCAGATCAA TGTGGAGTACGTTGCTTCGTATGTGTATCATTCCATGTTTGCATACTTCGACAGAGACAATGTGTCTCTCAAGGGACTTGCCAA GTACTTCAGGGAATCtagtgaagaagaaagagaacatGCTGAGAAGCTTATGAAATACCAG AACGTTCGTGGAGGAAGAGTCGTTCTTCACACCATCAAGGATGTTCCCTCAGAATTTGATGATGAGGAAAAGGGGGATGCATTACATG CTATGGAATTAGCTTTGTCTCTGGAGAAGTTAGTAAACGAGAAACTTCTGAATGTGTACAGT GTGGCCGACCGCAACAATGATCCTGAGATGGCAAACTTCATCCAAAACGAGTTTTTGAGTGAACAG GTGGAAGATATTAAGAAGAAAGCAGAGTATGTGTCACAATTGAGAAGGGTTGGAAAGGGTCACG gtGTTTGGCACTTTGATCAAAGGCTTCTTCATGACTAA